A stretch of Candidatus Eremiobacteraceae bacterium DNA encodes these proteins:
- a CDS encoding putrescine aminotransferase translates to MHNRSEAQAYLYSQKVLDLIAKPSITPSDAAWITSETVENFRDHVNPGFLEYRKATSVAHAVAAVEWEDSGPNTYRDVNGKEYIDCLGGFGIFNVGHRNPKVVKAVTDQIKRQALHSQDLLDPLRAMLAKTLALFTPGDLEYSFFCNSGTEAVEGALKLARAFNPHKQTMVAATKGFHGKSFGSLSVSAKAEFRRPFGAMLPNIEHVPFNDLEELRIKMHTLKMVGEDVGAVILEPIQGEGGVNIPDDDYLPGVRRLCDEYGALLVLDEVQTGMGRTGRMFACDHWNVAPDLMCLAKAFGGGVMPIGAVVGTKAVFSRIFDNPFLHTTTFGGNPLACAAALATINVLIEEKLPQRAAVMGDRMLDGMRAAVADHEGIVVAVRGKGLLMAIEFVDNEMGFALSKAMLDRGVLVSGTLVNARVIRIEPPLTITEEQADYVCTALRESLEEMAGKVPVA, encoded by the coding sequence ATTCATAACCGCAGCGAAGCGCAAGCATATCTATACAGCCAAAAAGTGCTCGACCTGATCGCCAAGCCATCGATCACGCCGTCCGATGCCGCGTGGATCACGTCGGAGACCGTCGAGAATTTCCGCGACCACGTCAACCCCGGCTTCCTTGAGTATAGGAAGGCGACGTCGGTAGCGCACGCGGTCGCGGCAGTCGAATGGGAAGACTCAGGCCCGAACACGTACCGCGACGTCAACGGCAAGGAATATATCGACTGCCTCGGCGGTTTCGGCATCTTCAACGTCGGACATCGAAACCCGAAGGTCGTCAAGGCCGTCACCGACCAGATCAAGCGTCAGGCGCTCCATAGCCAAGACCTGCTCGACCCGCTTCGCGCGATGCTTGCGAAGACGCTCGCGCTCTTCACACCAGGCGACCTCGAATATTCGTTCTTCTGCAATAGCGGCACCGAAGCGGTCGAGGGCGCGCTGAAGCTCGCGCGCGCGTTCAACCCGCACAAACAGACGATGGTCGCCGCGACGAAGGGGTTCCACGGCAAGAGCTTCGGATCGCTTTCGGTCAGCGCGAAAGCGGAGTTCCGCCGCCCGTTCGGCGCGATGCTGCCGAACATCGAACACGTGCCATTCAACGATCTCGAAGAGCTGCGCATCAAGATGCACACGCTGAAGATGGTCGGCGAAGACGTCGGTGCGGTGATCCTCGAGCCGATCCAAGGCGAAGGCGGCGTCAACATCCCCGACGACGACTATCTGCCCGGCGTCCGTCGGCTGTGCGACGAATACGGCGCGCTTCTCGTGCTCGACGAAGTGCAGACGGGCATGGGTCGCACGGGCCGCATGTTCGCGTGCGATCACTGGAACGTCGCGCCGGATCTCATGTGCCTTGCGAAGGCCTTCGGCGGCGGCGTCATGCCGATCGGCGCGGTCGTCGGGACGAAGGCGGTCTTCTCACGCATCTTCGATAACCCGTTCCTCCACACGACGACGTTCGGCGGCAATCCGCTCGCGTGTGCGGCGGCGCTGGCGACTATCAACGTGCTCATCGAAGAGAAGCTGCCGCAGCGCGCGGCCGTCATGGGCGATCGGATGCTCGACGGCATGCGAGCGGCGGTCGCCGATCACGAGGGCATCGTCGTCGCGGTCCGCGGCAAAGGACTGCTCATGGCGATCGAGTTCGTCGACAACGAGATGGGCTTCGCGCTCAGCAAGGCGATGCTCGATCGCGGCGTGCTCGTCTCCGGCACGCTCGTCAACGCGCGCGTCATCCGCATCGAGCCGCCGCTCACGATCACCGAAGAGCAAGCCGACTACGTCTGCACCGCACTGCGCGAATCGCTCGAGGAGATGGCTGGAAAGGTACCGGTGGCTTAG
- the gabT gene encoding 4-aminobutyrate--2-oxoglutarate transaminase → MALAGTSTAALLELRASEVARGVSNAHPIFVERAEGARLWDIDGKEYIDFVGGIGVLNVGHAHPRVRAAVEQQLDRFTHTCFQVAMYEPYVRLAERLNRLVPGPSRKKTLLVTTGAEATENAVKIARAYTGRPAVVSFHHGYHGRTLLALSMTGKNDPYKLRFGPFCSEIYQTPFPYEHHGWTTERALRSLDDLFEAQVSPDRVAAIIIEPVLGEGGFVPAPPAFMVALRELATRHGILLVCDEIQSGFGRTGKMFAFEHSGIEPDLVAIAKSVAAGLPLAAVIGKAEMIDSVTPGGLGGTYGGNPLACAAALATLDVFEEEGLVERARTIGARIERALHDLQRRHPKITDVRGLGAMLGIEFVDEPDKPRSAYAKRVIEEARSRGLLLMSAGSKADVIRVLVPLVITDDELDTALARLAESCDAALA, encoded by the coding sequence GTGGCCCTCGCTGGCACGAGCACCGCAGCGCTGTTAGAACTGCGGGCTTCTGAGGTCGCGCGCGGCGTCAGCAACGCGCACCCGATCTTCGTCGAACGCGCCGAGGGCGCGCGCCTTTGGGATATCGACGGCAAGGAATACATCGACTTCGTCGGCGGCATCGGTGTGCTCAACGTCGGGCACGCACATCCGCGGGTGAGAGCGGCCGTCGAGCAGCAGCTCGATCGTTTCACCCATACGTGCTTTCAAGTGGCGATGTACGAACCGTACGTCCGCCTCGCCGAGCGGCTGAACCGCCTCGTGCCGGGCCCGTCGCGCAAGAAGACGCTGCTCGTGACGACCGGCGCCGAGGCGACCGAGAACGCGGTGAAAATCGCGCGCGCGTACACCGGCCGGCCAGCGGTGGTCTCTTTCCACCACGGCTATCACGGGCGCACGCTGCTCGCGCTGTCGATGACCGGCAAGAACGATCCGTACAAGCTGCGCTTCGGTCCGTTCTGCAGCGAGATCTATCAGACGCCGTTCCCATACGAGCATCACGGCTGGACGACCGAGCGGGCGCTCCGATCGCTCGACGACCTCTTCGAGGCACAGGTCTCGCCCGATCGCGTTGCCGCGATCATCATCGAGCCCGTGCTTGGAGAAGGCGGTTTCGTGCCGGCGCCGCCGGCGTTCATGGTCGCGCTGCGCGAACTCGCGACGCGGCATGGCATCTTGCTTGTCTGCGATGAGATCCAATCCGGCTTCGGCCGAACGGGCAAGATGTTCGCGTTCGAGCACAGCGGGATCGAACCGGACCTCGTCGCCATCGCGAAGAGCGTCGCAGCCGGCTTGCCTCTCGCAGCCGTAATCGGCAAAGCGGAGATGATCGACTCGGTGACGCCCGGCGGCCTTGGAGGCACGTACGGCGGCAACCCGCTCGCGTGCGCCGCGGCGCTCGCGACGCTCGACGTCTTCGAGGAGGAGGGCCTGGTCGAGCGAGCGCGCACGATCGGCGCGCGCATCGAACGCGCGCTTCACGATCTGCAGCGCCGGCATCCGAAGATCACCGACGTCCGCGGTCTCGGCGCGATGCTCGGCATCGAGTTCGTCGACGAGCCTGATAAACCGCGGTCGGCGTATGCGAAAAGGGTCATCGAGGAGGCGCGCAGTCGCGGTCTGCTCTTGATGTCGGCGGGTTCGAAGGCGGACGTCATCCGCGTCCTCGTGCCGCTTGTGATCACGGATGACGAGCTCGATACGGCGCTCGCGCGGCTCGCGGAGAGCTGCGACGCGGCCCTCGCGTGA
- a CDS encoding PucR family transcriptional regulator ligand-binding domain-containing protein: MTVREALALESLDAARVVAGEDGLDRLVRWTHVVDLPDLAPWVRAGQLLLTTGLSWPKSDAEQRSQIRQLADKDLAAVVLAVPRYLEHFPDAARDEADRRSLPLIEIPFEIPFAQITEELQRAIIAEQYRILERSEQIHRELTRAAASGKNLHDLANALGTLLERSVTFEDATGKLLAFHDAGVADAIRGETLQREQSPANTIAALEAAGQLAKIRNSSGPVRIPAMPDIGLAARVVCPIRLGAELVGHVWIIEGAAELSELDHRAAEHAALVAAVHVAHQRELATTEARLGYASFLSLLEAEDNDPQAIERARLLGFDPEGWHRVAIAVIPEPLPLGREGFLRREAIADKIRTGLLTAGVKPMLTTSLNYVYFLLPDGVQATPIWAALEDGSIALLIGRRYRGTKGARKSFEEAKSLLNYRDGLPIRHFDESLVPRVLMGDSGARAAFIDDLFGKLRAKKGGATLERALLTLAKSGFNHKKSAEELKIHLNTLRYRLSHAAEMLGLNLDEPETRFRLQLAARLLDFAHNP, from the coding sequence ATGACGGTTCGTGAGGCGCTCGCGCTCGAATCGCTCGACGCAGCGCGCGTAGTCGCGGGCGAGGACGGCCTCGACCGTCTCGTCCGGTGGACCCACGTCGTCGATCTCCCCGATCTCGCACCTTGGGTGCGAGCGGGACAACTGTTGTTGACGACCGGACTGTCGTGGCCGAAGTCCGACGCGGAGCAGCGCTCCCAGATCCGCCAACTCGCGGACAAAGATCTCGCCGCCGTCGTGCTGGCTGTTCCACGCTACCTCGAACATTTTCCCGACGCCGCGCGCGACGAAGCGGACCGGCGCAGTCTCCCGTTGATCGAGATCCCGTTCGAGATCCCGTTCGCACAGATCACGGAAGAATTGCAGCGCGCGATCATCGCGGAACAGTACCGGATACTCGAGCGCTCCGAGCAGATCCATCGCGAGCTGACGCGTGCCGCTGCGAGCGGCAAGAACCTGCACGATCTCGCGAATGCGCTCGGCACGCTGCTCGAGCGTTCGGTGACGTTCGAAGACGCGACCGGTAAGCTGCTCGCATTCCACGACGCCGGCGTCGCCGATGCGATCCGCGGCGAAACCCTCCAGCGCGAGCAGAGCCCTGCGAACACGATCGCAGCGCTCGAGGCGGCCGGACAGCTCGCGAAGATCCGCAACAGTTCCGGTCCGGTGCGCATCCCAGCGATGCCGGATATCGGTCTTGCCGCGCGCGTCGTCTGTCCGATACGTTTGGGCGCCGAGCTCGTCGGACACGTGTGGATCATCGAAGGTGCGGCCGAGCTGTCCGAACTCGATCACCGCGCCGCCGAGCACGCTGCGCTCGTCGCAGCCGTCCATGTCGCGCATCAGCGCGAACTGGCCACGACCGAAGCTCGGCTCGGCTACGCGTCCTTTCTATCGCTGCTGGAGGCTGAAGACAACGATCCGCAAGCGATCGAGCGTGCCCGTCTCCTCGGGTTCGATCCGGAAGGTTGGCATCGGGTGGCGATCGCGGTCATCCCTGAACCCCTGCCGCTCGGACGCGAGGGCTTCTTGCGCCGCGAAGCGATCGCGGACAAGATCCGGACCGGCCTGCTGACCGCGGGCGTGAAGCCGATGTTGACGACCTCGCTGAACTACGTCTACTTCTTGCTACCCGATGGCGTTCAGGCGACACCCATCTGGGCCGCGCTCGAGGATGGTTCGATCGCGCTGCTCATCGGACGTCGATACCGCGGCACGAAGGGGGCGCGCAAGAGCTTCGAAGAGGCGAAGTCGCTGCTCAACTATCGCGACGGCTTGCCGATCAGGCACTTCGACGAATCGCTCGTGCCGCGCGTTCTCATGGGCGATTCCGGCGCGCGAGCGGCATTCATCGACGACCTCTTCGGGAAGCTGCGGGCGAAGAAGGGCGGCGCGACGCTCGAGCGCGCGCTCCTCACGCTCGCCAAGTCGGGGTTCAACCACAAGAAGTCGGCGGAAGAGCTCAAGATCCACCTGAACACGCTTCGCTATCGGCTATCGCACGCTGCCGAGATGCTCGGTCTGAACCTGGACGAGCCCGAAACGCGCTTCCGGCTCCAGTTGGCGGCGAGGCTCTTGGACTTCGCGCATAATCCCTGA
- a CDS encoding TonB-dependent receptor — MIFRISLVAAFVAACVLTFAGPACAGTTGGLHGRVADTATGAPIVGAKVTASSPSQLEAVTTDANGVFVFISLAPDTYTITVSKDGYDIASLPGITVVADQSRNIGVTLQKTAKTLATISTRAATSLVRPGTTSDVYSINAATAKATSALGGSGSLNQAYGSVASAPGVVYQQGQQGWYQSIYIRGGDIDQTAYELDGIPTMRVSDSATVTTLSSLGQQEMQVYTGGTPASADASGIAGYVNQVIKTGTYPGFESLKLGIGGPALYNSAQFEAGSSTPDRRFNYYVGEALTAQGYRYGDQFNGASDPLFFMPAYIPSNNSSSFNGGCSVAPCVFDGSGTPLFSPGTSDAIASTHDYETVANFHYQLPHKDDPLHDDIQLLWVYSNLLQKFYTSLSDLGLSSLASQNLVEGVFDCGGGTPCTGPVTYLDQTTYSGPIFQAPNPNDLITSNFPNSGQFRPAFQDIPLNEREGSQNGAGIEKLQFQKNIDEKTYLRIFGYAENSWWWISGPVSANLTYGDQLPDYEVDGHTYGGDIIFSKQLSDKHLINATASYFTSKLETYSMGFQSGNFTSLIDSAGNCYDFTTGNLDSCYDGNSQGTAFSGLTPGLPPAGSPGALANAQWIVTENGQNAQIDTVHPFFSAASITDSWRPNEKLSFTLGIRMENFKYQLQDLATGYPARQFWFHSYNNEFCWGPGYPTTVSRFDPNTSSFVPCSSLGPFLAPVHLQNYHGGSISQTVPQPRFGVTDELNSDNVIRASYGRYARPAPTSYQEYNTFQQDLPSFLATFIPNGWNSPVHNLYSDTSLNADLSWEHHFPNTSLAMKVTPFLRTTQGQIQYSALNAQGVVAGVNAGKQVSDGVEFALDKGAFDRDGLSWALSATFTRSKIRYGPYPSGLSVIDLLNEQIQIYNSYTSACAGVAPSKNPQSLCGVNFNPNAQSPNALPVEPNGINNPYYNAKPQPLLDPNAQYTTYDEIPSPFSNAIGFETPFQVSVVLNWKSGPLTITPNFLYSTQGKYGSPLVWPGYDPQTCSGSGAANPQNCSGYIFIPDKYTGVFDNLGAFAQPQRLTANLSVGYEFNKHLTATLTAANLIDHCYQHNVPWANGPTCEYAQLQSNLLPAAGNFVKNPPIQLAYPYGSWYNNLEIAQMGQKNPVEAVIEFEYKP; from the coding sequence GTGATATTCCGCATTTCGTTGGTCGCGGCGTTTGTCGCCGCGTGCGTTCTGACATTTGCTGGCCCGGCCTGCGCGGGTACGACAGGCGGACTGCACGGCCGCGTCGCGGATACCGCGACCGGCGCGCCGATCGTCGGAGCTAAGGTCACGGCGTCGTCGCCGTCGCAGCTCGAGGCGGTGACGACGGACGCGAACGGGGTGTTCGTCTTCATCTCCCTCGCGCCCGATACGTACACGATCACGGTCTCGAAAGACGGCTACGACATCGCGTCGCTGCCGGGCATCACGGTCGTCGCGGACCAGTCGCGCAACATCGGCGTGACGCTTCAAAAAACGGCGAAGACGCTCGCGACGATCAGCACGCGCGCCGCGACATCGCTCGTGCGGCCGGGTACGACGAGCGACGTCTACTCGATCAATGCGGCGACCGCGAAGGCGACCTCGGCGCTCGGCGGATCGGGAAGTCTCAACCAGGCGTACGGCTCAGTCGCGAGCGCGCCGGGCGTCGTCTATCAGCAAGGCCAGCAAGGCTGGTACCAGAGCATCTACATCCGCGGCGGCGACATCGACCAGACCGCGTACGAGCTCGACGGAATTCCCACGATGCGCGTGTCCGATAGCGCGACCGTCACGACGCTTTCGAGCCTCGGCCAACAGGAGATGCAGGTCTATACGGGCGGCACTCCGGCGTCCGCTGACGCGTCGGGCATCGCAGGCTACGTCAACCAAGTCATCAAGACCGGAACGTATCCGGGCTTCGAATCGCTCAAACTAGGCATCGGCGGCCCCGCGCTTTACAACTCTGCGCAGTTCGAAGCGGGCAGCTCGACGCCGGACCGGCGCTTCAACTACTACGTGGGCGAAGCGCTCACCGCACAGGGTTATCGCTACGGCGATCAGTTCAACGGGGCAAGCGATCCGCTGTTCTTCATGCCGGCGTACATCCCGTCGAACAACAGCTCGTCGTTCAACGGCGGATGCTCGGTCGCTCCGTGCGTGTTCGACGGCTCGGGCACGCCGCTGTTCTCGCCCGGCACTTCGGACGCGATCGCTTCCACGCACGACTACGAGACCGTCGCGAACTTCCATTACCAGCTGCCGCACAAAGACGATCCGCTGCACGACGACATCCAGCTGCTCTGGGTCTACAGCAACCTATTGCAGAAATTCTACACCTCGCTGAGCGACCTCGGCTTGAGTTCGCTCGCGTCGCAGAATCTCGTCGAGGGCGTTTTCGATTGCGGCGGCGGCACGCCGTGCACCGGCCCGGTGACGTATCTCGACCAGACGACGTACAGCGGTCCGATATTCCAGGCGCCGAACCCGAACGATCTCATCACGTCGAACTTCCCGAACTCGGGTCAGTTCCGCCCGGCGTTCCAAGACATCCCGCTCAACGAACGTGAGGGATCGCAGAACGGCGCGGGCATCGAGAAACTCCAGTTCCAGAAGAACATCGACGAGAAGACATACCTACGCATCTTCGGCTACGCAGAGAACTCGTGGTGGTGGATCAGCGGTCCGGTGAGCGCGAACCTCACGTACGGCGATCAGCTGCCCGACTACGAGGTCGACGGCCACACGTACGGCGGCGACATCATCTTCTCGAAACAGCTTTCCGACAAGCATCTCATCAACGCGACGGCTTCCTACTTCACGTCGAAGCTCGAGACGTACTCGATGGGGTTCCAATCAGGCAACTTCACGAGCCTCATCGACAGCGCCGGCAACTGCTACGACTTCACGACCGGCAACCTCGACAGCTGTTACGACGGCAACTCGCAAGGCACCGCGTTCTCCGGGCTCACCCCCGGCCTGCCCCCGGCGGGCTCGCCTGGCGCGCTCGCGAACGCGCAATGGATCGTCACGGAAAACGGTCAGAACGCGCAGATCGACACGGTACATCCGTTCTTCTCAGCGGCGTCCATCACCGACTCGTGGCGTCCGAACGAGAAGCTGTCGTTCACGCTCGGCATTCGCATGGAGAATTTCAAGTACCAGCTGCAGGACCTCGCCACCGGCTATCCGGCGCGCCAGTTCTGGTTCCACTCGTACAACAACGAGTTCTGTTGGGGGCCGGGCTATCCGACGACCGTGTCGCGCTTCGACCCGAACACGTCGTCGTTCGTGCCATGCTCGTCTCTCGGCCCGTTCCTCGCCCCCGTCCACCTGCAGAACTATCACGGCGGCTCGATCTCGCAGACCGTGCCGCAGCCGCGCTTCGGCGTCACCGACGAGTTGAATTCCGACAACGTCATCCGCGCCTCGTACGGACGCTACGCGCGGCCGGCGCCGACGTCGTATCAGGAATACAACACGTTCCAGCAAGACCTGCCCAGTTTCTTGGCGACGTTCATCCCGAACGGCTGGAACTCGCCGGTCCACAACCTCTACTCCGACACGTCGCTCAACGCCGACCTCTCGTGGGAACACCACTTCCCGAACACGTCGCTCGCGATGAAGGTGACGCCGTTCTTGCGTACGACGCAGGGGCAGATCCAGTACTCGGCGCTCAACGCGCAGGGCGTCGTCGCCGGCGTCAACGCCGGCAAGCAGGTGTCCGACGGCGTCGAGTTCGCGCTCGACAAAGGCGCGTTCGACCGCGACGGACTCTCGTGGGCGTTGTCCGCGACGTTCACGCGGAGCAAGATCCGGTACGGTCCGTATCCGAGCGGGCTTAGCGTCATCGACTTGTTGAACGAACAGATCCAGATCTACAACTCGTACACGTCGGCGTGCGCCGGCGTCGCGCCGTCGAAGAACCCGCAGAGCTTGTGCGGCGTGAACTTCAACCCGAACGCACAATCCCCGAATGCGCTGCCGGTCGAACCGAACGGGATCAACAACCCGTACTACAACGCGAAGCCGCAACCGCTGCTCGACCCGAACGCCCAGTACACGACGTACGACGAGATCCCGTCGCCGTTCAGCAACGCGATCGGCTTCGAGACACCCTTCCAAGTCTCGGTCGTGCTCAACTGGAAGAGCGGACCGCTCACGATCACCCCGAACTTCCTCTACTCGACGCAAGGCAAATACGGGTCGCCGCTCGTCTGGCCGGGCTACGACCCGCAGACGTGCTCCGGCTCGGGCGCCGCGAATCCGCAGAACTGCTCGGGCTACATCTTCATCCCCGACAAGTACACCGGCGTATTCGACAATCTGGGAGCGTTCGCGCAGCCGCAGCGGTTGACCGCGAACCTGTCGGTCGGCTACGAATTCAACAAGCACCTCACGGCGACGCTTACGGCGGCGAACCTCATCGACCACTGCTACCAGCACAACGTGCCGTGGGCGAACGGTCCGACGTGCGAGTACGCGCAACTGCAGTCGAATCTGCTGCCGGCGGCCGGCAACTTCGTGAAGAACCCGCCGATCCAACTCGCGTACCCGTACGGGAGCTGGTACAACAACCTCGAGATCGCGCAGATGGGTCAGAAGAATCCGGTCGAGGCCGTCATCGAGTTCGAATACAAACCCTAG
- a CDS encoding FAD-dependent oxidoreductase, which translates to MARSTLTDLLRRIHAAYAEASLRDMPADEIFDEQTQRVALRRSRFIAGAAALSGTAMLGRTLAPVRALARSSAPRVVIVGGGLAGTTCAYRLHQAGVSSTIYEANASVGGRTWTLRGFWDDGQHTEHGGENISSEHAEIRALVKELGLELVDVRAAQTPGTEEVYWLRGKRIPFKAMLAEYALAYPKIKAANDAAGYPTLWNHHNEAGRRLDGMSAREWIKQTIPGGLDSAIGWMLDLDATTENGGEADVQNSLELIYMLGHMPAYNPGGGFYWVGTDEKYVVKGGNDQIAHRLAAKLPDSSVQTSTALVALKKRSDGSYLCTFESHLQTFDVPADYVILALPFTTLRRVDLTKAGFDERKMMAIEHLPLGTNTKIYVQFRDRPWLAMGYDGATYADTGYQQTLDASRGQSGKSGLLEFYTGGHKGASFGPASFGPPSDDVVRDQMRGLEPLYPGISKAWNGKAFMDYWTGDRWHKGSYSYWAVGQCTSFAGYEGVRQANTMFCGEHTAVDFQGFMNGAVATGQRAAADILHQEGRAAAGVGQ; encoded by the coding sequence ATGGCCCGATCGACCCTGACCGACCTGCTGCGCCGGATTCATGCGGCGTACGCCGAGGCCTCGTTGCGCGACATGCCCGCCGACGAGATCTTCGACGAGCAGACTCAGCGTGTGGCGCTGAGACGCAGCCGCTTCATCGCGGGTGCGGCCGCGCTGAGCGGCACGGCCATGCTGGGTCGCACGCTCGCACCGGTACGTGCGCTTGCGAGATCGTCGGCGCCGCGCGTCGTGATCGTCGGCGGAGGCCTTGCCGGCACGACGTGCGCGTACAGGCTCCATCAGGCCGGCGTGTCGTCGACTATCTACGAGGCAAACGCGAGCGTCGGCGGTCGGACGTGGACGCTGCGCGGCTTTTGGGATGACGGTCAGCACACCGAGCACGGCGGCGAGAACATATCGAGCGAACACGCCGAGATCCGCGCGCTCGTCAAGGAGCTCGGCCTCGAACTCGTCGACGTACGAGCCGCGCAGACGCCTGGGACCGAAGAGGTCTACTGGCTTCGTGGCAAGCGCATCCCGTTCAAGGCGATGCTCGCCGAGTACGCGCTCGCATATCCGAAGATCAAGGCGGCGAACGATGCCGCAGGCTATCCGACGCTCTGGAACCACCATAACGAGGCCGGTCGCAGGCTCGACGGCATGTCGGCGCGCGAATGGATAAAGCAGACCATCCCCGGCGGCCTCGACTCGGCGATCGGCTGGATGCTCGACCTCGACGCGACGACCGAGAACGGCGGCGAGGCAGACGTGCAGAACTCGCTCGAGCTCATCTACATGCTCGGGCACATGCCGGCGTACAACCCCGGCGGCGGCTTCTATTGGGTGGGAACGGACGAGAAGTACGTCGTCAAAGGCGGCAACGATCAGATCGCGCACCGGCTCGCCGCGAAGTTGCCGGACTCGTCGGTGCAGACGAGCACCGCGCTGGTCGCGTTGAAGAAACGCTCGGACGGCTCGTACCTGTGCACCTTCGAATCGCACCTCCAGACTTTCGACGTCCCCGCGGACTACGTGATTTTGGCGCTGCCCTTCACGACGCTGCGGCGTGTCGACCTCACGAAGGCGGGATTCGACGAGCGCAAGATGATGGCGATCGAACACCTGCCGCTCGGTACGAACACGAAGATCTACGTCCAATTCCGCGACCGCCCTTGGCTCGCGATGGGCTACGACGGCGCGACCTACGCCGACACCGGCTATCAGCAGACGCTCGACGCCTCGCGCGGACAGTCGGGCAAGAGCGGCCTTCTCGAGTTCTACACCGGTGGGCACAAGGGGGCGTCGTTCGGGCCGGCATCGTTTGGTCCGCCCTCGGACGACGTCGTGCGCGATCAGATGCGCGGACTCGAACCGCTCTATCCGGGCATCTCGAAGGCCTGGAACGGCAAAGCGTTCATGGACTACTGGACCGGCGACCGCTGGCACAAAGGATCGTATTCGTATTGGGCGGTCGGCCAGTGCACGTCGTTCGCCGGCTACGAAGGCGTGCGTCAAGCGAACACGATGTTCTGCGGCGAGCACACCGCCGTCGACTTCCAAGGCTTCATGAACGGCGCCGTGGCCACCGGGCAGCGCGCGGCCGCGGACATTCTCCACCAAGAAGGGCGAGCAGCCGCAGGAGTCGGGCAATGA
- a CDS encoding aspartate aminotransferase family protein codes for MIETATSATLEKYRRYVLTSFLKKVQPVVIDRAEGATVWDENGKEYVDMFGGISVVNAGHCRPEVIEAAAAQMHKLVHSASYIYPNKPVADFAEALASIMPSPELHVSFFGSSGAEAVEGAMRAAKQFTGRGGFVALEMSFHGRTAGTLSITGNWNRKKKGGPYLPGVAFAPAPNVYRTPFAGDADAIARQCAQAVARAIDFGTAHDVAAFIAEPVMGEGGIIVPPRAYFSEVKKILDERGILFICDEVQSGFGRTGKMLAIEHYGVVPDIVVTAKGIADGFPLSAFTMRDEIARSFTPGDHLSTFGGNPVCCAAALANLEVFKREGLVEATARKGQRAIEKLRAIAQRRDRIGDVRGLGLMLGVEFVSDPQRKTPDAKLTELVQDKMLERGFLVGVGGFYGNVLRIQPPLVIDEADLDRGLLALDEILDAA; via the coding sequence ATGATCGAGACCGCGACATCGGCGACGTTAGAGAAATACCGCCGCTACGTATTGACGAGCTTCCTCAAGAAGGTGCAGCCGGTCGTCATCGATCGCGCCGAGGGCGCGACGGTATGGGATGAGAACGGCAAAGAGTACGTCGACATGTTCGGCGGCATCTCGGTCGTCAACGCCGGTCACTGCCGGCCTGAGGTGATCGAAGCCGCGGCGGCGCAGATGCACAAGCTCGTCCACAGCGCCTCGTATATCTATCCGAACAAGCCGGTAGCCGATTTCGCGGAAGCGCTCGCGTCGATCATGCCGAGCCCGGAACTCCACGTCTCGTTCTTCGGCAGCAGCGGTGCCGAAGCGGTCGAGGGCGCGATGCGGGCGGCGAAGCAGTTCACCGGCCGCGGGGGGTTCGTGGCACTCGAGATGTCGTTCCACGGACGAACCGCGGGCACGCTTTCGATCACCGGCAACTGGAATCGCAAGAAAAAGGGCGGCCCGTATCTCCCGGGCGTCGCTTTCGCACCGGCGCCGAACGTGTATCGCACGCCGTTCGCCGGCGACGCGGACGCGATCGCGCGCCAGTGCGCGCAAGCGGTCGCGCGCGCGATCGATTTCGGAACCGCGCACGACGTCGCCGCGTTCATAGCGGAGCCCGTGATGGGCGAAGGCGGCATCATCGTGCCGCCGCGCGCCTACTTCTCCGAGGTCAAGAAGATCCTCGACGAGCGCGGCATCCTTTTCATCTGCGACGAGGTGCAAAGCGGGTTCGGGCGCACCGGCAAAATGCTGGCGATCGAGCACTACGGCGTCGTTCCCGACATCGTCGTGACCGCAAAGGGCATCGCCGACGGTTTCCCGCTTTCCGCGTTCACGATGCGCGACGAGATAGCTCGCTCATTCACCCCGGGCGATCATCTCTCGACGTTCGGCGGCAACCCAGTATGCTGCGCTGCGGCGCTCGCCAATCTCGAAGTGTTCAAGCGCGAAGGCCTTGTCGAAGCGACCGCTCGCAAGGGGCAGCGAGCGATCGAGAAACTGCGCGCGATCGCGCAGCGACGCGACCGCATCGGCGACGTGCGCGGTCTCGGACTCATGCTCGGCGTCGAGTTCGTCTCAGACCCGCAGCGTAAGACACCCGATGCGAAGCTCACCGAGCTCGTCCAGGACAAGATGCTCGAGCGCGGCTTCCTCGTCGGCGTCGGCGGATTTTATGGAAACGTCCTACGTATCCAGCCGCCGCTCGTCATAGACGAGGCAGATCTCGACCGCGGCTTGCTGGCCCTCGACGAGATACTCGATGCCGCTTGA